A region of Patescibacteria group bacterium DNA encodes the following proteins:
- the murB gene encoding UDP-N-acetylmuramate dehydrogenase, translating to MIEQLRQKISPLVRAGVPLAPFTTFRIGGPAEYYFEAQRADDAILAVRTCRELRLPYYVLGGGSNLLVSDEGIKGLVIRLVNRGLVIEGDKVAVEAGTPAGFVAVKTAAAGLVGFEWAVGLPGTIGGAIRGNAGMFGGEMKDSVEAVRVLLADGQDRIMTKAECGFAYRESIFKTLSGATILSAILALQPGADPAAAQAKMRQYLADKAAKQPLDKYSAGCAFKNWKPRDPETELPIIRKTLDLNKDESIPFTKDGGIPAGWIIDRAQLKGLKVGHAAVSEKHANFIVSDGQANASEIIALTSAIKMKIRDLTEGVIELLDEIEYAGF from the coding sequence ATGATCGAACAGCTCCGGCAAAAGATCTCGCCACTGGTCCGCGCGGGCGTGCCGCTCGCGCCATTCACTACTTTCCGGATCGGCGGTCCGGCGGAATATTATTTCGAAGCGCAGCGCGCCGACGACGCAATCCTGGCTGTCCGAACCTGTCGGGAACTGCGCCTTCCTTATTATGTCCTCGGAGGCGGCTCCAATCTGCTCGTGAGCGATGAGGGCATCAAAGGCCTGGTCATCCGTCTCGTGAATCGCGGCCTCGTCATCGAGGGTGACAAGGTTGCTGTGGAAGCCGGGACGCCGGCCGGTTTCGTCGCCGTGAAGACCGCCGCGGCCGGACTCGTTGGTTTCGAATGGGCGGTCGGTCTGCCGGGAACGATCGGCGGCGCGATCCGCGGCAACGCGGGAATGTTCGGCGGCGAGATGAAGGATTCCGTCGAAGCAGTGCGCGTTCTTCTGGCCGACGGCCAGGACCGGATCATGACCAAGGCCGAGTGCGGGTTCGCTTATCGCGAGAGCATCTTCAAGACTCTGTCGGGCGCGACGATCCTGTCTGCAATCCTGGCGCTGCAGCCCGGCGCTGATCCGGCCGCGGCCCAGGCGAAGATGCGCCAGTATCTGGCCGACAAGGCGGCCAAACAACCGCTCGACAAATACAGCGCCGGCTGTGCGTTCAAGAACTGGAAGCCGCGGGATCCCGAGACTGAACTGCCGATCATCCGCAAGACGCTCGATCTCAACAAGGACGAGTCGATCCCTTTCACCAAAGACGGCGGCATCCCCGCTGGCTGGATCATTGACCGCGCCCAGCTCAAGGGCTTGAAAGTCGGCCATGCCGCGGTCTCGGAAAAACACGCCAACTTCATCGTGAGCGACGGCCAGGCGAACGCTTCCGAGATCATCGCGCTCACGTCCGCTATTAAAATGAAGATCCGCGATCTGACCGAGGGCGTGATCGAACTTTTGGATGAGATCGAATACGCGGGGTTTTAG
- the raiA gene encoding ribosome-associated translation inhibitor RaiA has protein sequence MQVDIKATGMELTDALRAFVQEKIDMLDAKTVRFGDVVRAEVEVGRTTAHHKNGEVYRAEIHVRLPGKVVYVESSDEDLYVAINQARKEAEREIIEYKDIHDSQKKGR, from the coding sequence ATGCAGGTCGATATCAAAGCCACGGGGATGGAGCTCACAGATGCTCTTCGCGCTTTCGTCCAGGAGAAAATTGACATGCTTGACGCCAAGACCGTCCGTTTCGGCGACGTCGTCCGCGCCGAGGTCGAGGTCGGCCGGACCACTGCTCATCACAAGAACGGCGAGGTCTATCGCGCCGAGATCCACGTCCGCCTGCCGGGCAAGGTCGTTTACGTCGAGTCGTCCGATGAGGATCTCTACGTCGCCATCAATCAGGCCCGCAAAGAAGCGGAACGCGAGATCATCGAATACAAGGATATCCACGACAGCCAGAAGAAAGGCCGCTGA